The Lonsdalea populi genome window below encodes:
- a CDS encoding citrate synthase, which translates to MTEKTSTLTVGGQAEIELDIRRGVMGRAAVDVRPLGDKNLCSFDPGFANTAGCESAITYIDPVDSVLLHRGFPVEQLAEQCDFLEVCFILLHGEAPSRQEYDAFYETINRHTLIHEQIARMCSGFRRDSHPMALMCAVVGALAAFYHDVLNVDEPEHRELAAVRLLSKMPTLAAMSYKFSIEQPAVYPCNRLSYTANFMHMLFSIPAEKYEVNPVLERAMNRILILHADHGQCPSTMAVRASGSSGANPFACIAAGLASMWGPRHGGANEACMRMLGEIQTVDRVPEFVRRAKEGRRSMQLMGFGNSVYHHFDPRAAILRKTCYEVLNELGMADDLLQVAMELEHVALTDAYFLEHRLYPSADFYTAVILQAMGLPPAMFPVIAAVGRTSGWIAHWKEMHEQGLTLYRPRQVYNGHPPRDFRSALND; encoded by the coding sequence ATGACAGAAAAAACATCCACGCTGACGGTGGGCGGGCAGGCAGAGATTGAGCTGGATATTCGCCGCGGCGTGATGGGGAGGGCAGCGGTTGATGTCCGCCCGTTGGGAGATAAAAATCTGTGCAGTTTCGATCCTGGCTTCGCCAATACGGCGGGCTGCGAGTCCGCGATTACCTATATCGACCCCGTCGACAGCGTGCTGCTGCATCGCGGCTTCCCTGTTGAACAGCTGGCGGAACAGTGCGATTTCCTTGAGGTTTGTTTTATCCTGCTGCACGGCGAGGCCCCCTCGCGGCAGGAGTACGACGCTTTTTACGAAACCATCAACCGTCATACCCTGATCCACGAGCAAATCGCCCGTATGTGCAGCGGCTTTCGGCGGGACTCTCATCCGATGGCGCTGATGTGTGCCGTCGTCGGGGCGCTGGCGGCGTTCTATCACGATGTGCTGAATGTGGACGAACCTGAACACCGGGAACTGGCGGCCGTGCGTCTGCTCTCAAAGATGCCGACGCTGGCCGCCATGAGCTACAAGTTTTCCATCGAGCAGCCGGCGGTGTACCCGTGCAACAGGCTCTCTTACACCGCGAATTTCATGCACATGCTGTTCTCTATTCCGGCAGAGAAGTATGAAGTGAACCCGGTGCTGGAGCGAGCCATGAACCGTATTCTGATCCTGCACGCCGATCACGGGCAGTGTCCGTCGACGATGGCGGTGCGGGCGTCCGGGTCGTCCGGCGCCAACCCGTTCGCCTGTATTGCGGCGGGGCTGGCGTCCATGTGGGGGCCGCGACACGGCGGCGCGAACGAAGCCTGTATGCGGATGCTGGGCGAGATCCAAACGGTGGACCGCGTTCCGGAGTTCGTGCGCCGGGCGAAAGAGGGCCGCAGGTCAATGCAGCTGATGGGATTCGGCAATTCGGTGTATCACCACTTCGATCCCCGCGCGGCGATCCTGCGTAAAACCTGTTACGAGGTGCTCAACGAACTGGGCATGGCCGACGATCTTCTGCAGGTGGCGATGGAGCTGGAGCATGTGGCGCTGACCGACGCTTATTTCCTTGAACACCGGCTTTACCCGAGCGCCGATTTCTATACGGCGGTGATCCTTCAGGCGATGGGCCTGCCCCCCGCGATGTTCCCGGTCATTGCTGCGGTAGGGCGCACCAGCGGTTGGATTGCCCACTGGAAGGAGATGCATGAGCAGGGGCTGACCCTCTATCGTCCCCGTCAGGTGTATAACGGTCATCCGCCGCGGGACTTCCGTTCCGCCTTAAACGACTGA
- the poxB gene encoding ubiquinone-dependent pyruvate dehydrogenase, with protein MKRTVADFVAKTLENAGVKRIWGVTGDSLNGLSDSLNRMGTLEWMPTRHEEVAAFAAGAEAQLTGELAVCAGSCGPGNLHLINGLFDCHRNHVPVLAIAAHIPSSEIGSNYFQETHPQELFRECSHYCELISNPEQLPQVLAIAMRKAILNRGVSVIVLPGDVALKPAPEDASTDWYPIPAPRVLPEDRELHKLAELLNGVKNITLMCGNGCADAHDDVVQLAATLQAPVVHALRGKEYIEYDNPYSVGMTGLIGFSSGYHAMMNADTVLLLGTQFPYRAFYPTDAKIIQIDINPGSIGSHCHVDMALLGDIKSTLTALLPLLDQKSDRRFLDKALKHYADARKGLDDLATPNDKQEIHPQYLAQQVSHYASEDAIFTCDVGTPTVWAARYLKMNGRRRLIGSFSHGSMANAMPQALGAQSVDRNRQVVSFSGDGGFTMLMGDFLSVAQLNLPVKIVVFNNSVLGFVAMEMKAGGYLTDGTELHNPNFAEIANACGIKGIRVEKASELNAALEETFAHDGPVLLDVITATDELAMPPEIKLEQAKGFSLYMLRAIISGRGDEVIELAKTNWLR; from the coding sequence ATGAAGCGAACCGTTGCCGATTTCGTAGCAAAAACGTTGGAAAACGCCGGAGTGAAACGGATTTGGGGAGTCACCGGCGATTCTCTGAACGGGCTGAGCGACAGCCTGAACCGCATGGGCACCCTCGAATGGATGCCGACCCGTCACGAAGAGGTCGCGGCCTTCGCAGCAGGCGCTGAAGCGCAGTTGACCGGGGAACTGGCCGTCTGCGCAGGCTCTTGCGGGCCCGGTAACCTTCATCTGATTAACGGACTGTTCGACTGCCACCGAAACCATGTGCCGGTGCTCGCCATCGCGGCGCACATTCCCTCCAGCGAGATCGGCAGCAACTATTTTCAGGAAACTCACCCGCAGGAACTGTTCCGCGAATGCAGCCACTACTGCGAACTGATTTCCAACCCTGAACAGCTTCCGCAAGTCCTGGCTATCGCGATGCGCAAAGCGATCCTCAATCGTGGCGTGTCGGTCATTGTGCTGCCCGGCGACGTCGCGCTGAAGCCTGCTCCCGAAGACGCGTCAACGGACTGGTATCCTATTCCAGCGCCGCGCGTGCTGCCGGAGGACAGAGAGCTGCACAAGCTGGCCGAGCTACTGAACGGGGTCAAAAACATCACCCTGATGTGCGGCAACGGCTGCGCGGATGCGCACGATGACGTGGTGCAGCTCGCCGCCACGCTACAAGCGCCGGTCGTCCATGCGCTGCGAGGTAAAGAGTATATCGAATACGACAATCCCTACAGCGTCGGCATGACCGGGCTCATCGGCTTTTCATCCGGCTACCACGCGATGATGAACGCGGATACGGTGTTGCTGTTGGGAACGCAGTTTCCCTACCGCGCGTTCTATCCGACGGACGCCAAAATTATCCAGATCGACATCAACCCCGGCAGTATCGGCTCCCACTGCCACGTGGACATGGCGCTGCTGGGCGACATCAAATCGACCCTGACGGCGCTACTGCCGCTGTTGGATCAGAAGAGCGACCGCCGCTTCCTCGATAAGGCGTTGAAACACTATGCCGACGCGCGCAAAGGGCTGGACGATCTGGCGACGCCAAACGACAAGCAGGAAATTCATCCCCAGTATCTCGCCCAACAGGTCAGCCACTACGCCAGCGAAGACGCCATTTTCACCTGCGACGTAGGCACGCCGACCGTCTGGGCCGCGCGCTATCTAAAAATGAACGGTCGACGCCGGCTGATCGGCTCGTTCAGCCACGGGTCGATGGCGAATGCGATGCCCCAGGCGCTGGGCGCGCAGTCGGTCGACCGGAACCGGCAGGTGGTGTCGTTCAGCGGCGACGGCGGTTTTACCATGCTGATGGGCGATTTTCTGTCCGTCGCGCAGCTCAACCTGCCGGTGAAAATCGTGGTGTTTAATAACAGCGTGCTGGGATTTGTGGCGATGGAGATGAAAGCGGGCGGCTACCTGACGGACGGCACCGAACTGCACAATCCCAACTTCGCGGAGATCGCCAACGCCTGCGGCATTAAGGGCATCCGCGTGGAGAAAGCCTCCGAGCTGAACGCCGCGCTGGAAGAGACTTTCGCCCACGACGGTCCGGTGCTGTTGGATGTCATCACCGCCACGGACGAACTGGCGATGCCGCCGGAAATCAAGCTGGAACAGGCCAAGGGCTTCAGCCTGTATATGCTGCGCGCCATCATCAGCGGGCGCGGCGATGAGGTGATCGAGCTGGCGAAAACCAACTGGCTGCGCTAG
- a CDS encoding alkaline phosphatase produces MKLRWLLPLLISSALPGFSHAQMIYPIDRATMPAGGRFDFKVEFDEVLKPEDIRIQINGRDYQQVLGKPATFVEREDGEPVSTVWVRDVALPQAGRYKVEAQAKGKTAQVSWEVYQAPQTRKAKNVILFIGDGLSVAHRTGARILSKGMTEGKADGKLAIDDLQYMAFAGTSSTDSIAADSANTMSAYMTGHKSGVNAIGVYVSRSKNSLDHPKQETLGELVTRSTNMALGIVSDAELEDATPAAVVSHTRRRADKAEIASMFYDVQPTVMLGGGSAYFLPKSAPGSKRKDDINYVEKFQQAGYTLATDAQTLKQNAATATKLLGLFHTGNMDGVLDRRFLKNDVIRKFPNQPDLTDMTQAALDVLSKNKDGFFLMVESALIDKASHPLDWERAFYNTIMLDQSVAVAKKFVETHSDTLIIVTGDHTHGISIIGTVDDNKPGTEMREKVGVYEEAGYPNYQDANKDGYPDDVNVSKRLAVFFNNYPDYYETFRPKLDGTFVPSVKNDKDEYVANKTYASVPGAVLREGVLPRSVDAGVHSVDDMVIQASGPGGEAIRGYMDNTQLFRVIVDALAIDARNTTTK; encoded by the coding sequence ATGAAACTCCGTTGGCTACTTCCCCTTTTGATTTCATCAGCCCTGCCCGGCTTCTCGCACGCGCAGATGATATACCCGATCGACCGCGCGACCATGCCGGCCGGCGGACGCTTCGACTTTAAGGTCGAGTTCGACGAGGTGCTGAAGCCGGAAGATATCCGTATTCAGATCAACGGCCGCGATTATCAGCAGGTGCTGGGCAAACCGGCCACGTTCGTCGAGCGCGAAGACGGCGAACCCGTCTCCACCGTGTGGGTCCGTGACGTGGCGTTGCCACAGGCAGGACGCTATAAGGTTGAAGCGCAGGCCAAAGGCAAGACCGCCCAGGTCAGTTGGGAGGTTTATCAGGCTCCACAGACGCGTAAGGCGAAAAACGTGATCCTATTCATCGGCGATGGCCTGTCGGTGGCGCATCGCACCGGGGCGCGCATTCTGTCCAAAGGGATGACGGAAGGGAAGGCCGACGGAAAACTGGCGATTGACGATCTGCAATATATGGCGTTCGCCGGCACGTCCAGTACCGACTCCATCGCGGCGGACAGCGCCAACACCATGAGCGCATACATGACTGGCCACAAGTCTGGCGTCAACGCTATCGGGGTGTACGTCAGCCGCAGTAAAAACTCGCTCGATCACCCCAAACAGGAAACGTTGGGAGAGCTGGTGACACGTTCGACCAACATGGCGCTCGGTATCGTCAGCGATGCTGAACTGGAAGACGCGACGCCGGCGGCCGTGGTGTCGCACACGCGCCGTCGCGCCGACAAGGCTGAAATCGCGTCCATGTTTTACGACGTGCAGCCGACCGTGATGCTGGGCGGCGGCTCCGCCTATTTCCTGCCGAAGAGCGCGCCGGGCTCGAAGCGCAAAGACGATATCAACTACGTCGAGAAATTCCAGCAGGCCGGTTACACGCTGGCGACCGACGCGCAGACGCTGAAGCAGAACGCCGCGACCGCCACCAAACTGTTGGGGCTGTTCCACACCGGCAACATGGATGGCGTGCTTGACCGTCGCTTCCTGAAAAACGACGTCATCAGAAAATTCCCCAACCAGCCGGACCTGACTGACATGACGCAGGCGGCGCTGGACGTGCTGTCCAAAAATAAAGACGGCTTCTTCCTGATGGTGGAGTCGGCGTTGATCGACAAGGCTTCTCACCCGCTGGACTGGGAACGCGCGTTCTATAACACCATCATGCTCGACCAGTCGGTGGCGGTGGCGAAGAAGTTTGTGGAAACCCATTCAGACACGCTGATTATCGTGACCGGCGACCACACCCACGGCATTTCGATTATCGGTACGGTGGACGACAACAAGCCGGGAACGGAGATGCGTGAAAAAGTCGGCGTATATGAAGAGGCGGGCTACCCCAACTATCAGGATGCCAACAAAGACGGCTACCCGGATGACGTCAACGTCTCCAAACGTCTGGCGGTCTTTTTCAACAACTATCCGGACTATTACGAAACCTTCCGTCCGAAGCTGGATGGTACGTTCGTCCCGTCGGTTAAAAACGATAAAGACGAGTACGTTGCCAACAAAACCTACGCCTCTGTGCCCGGCGCCGTCCTGCGCGAAGGCGTTCTGCCGCGTTCGGTGGATGCTGGCGTGCATTCCGTGGATGATATGGTGATTCAGGCCAGCGGCCCTGGCGGTGAGGCTATTCGAGGCTATATGGATAACACGCAGCTGTTCCGGGTGATCGTCGATGCGCTCGCTATTGATGCCCGCAACACCACGACGAAGTAA
- a CDS encoding Tex family protein produces MNASLSHIIAQELNARTEQVSAAVRLLDEGNTVPFIARYRKEVTGGLDDTQLRQLEARLGYLRELEDRRQTILKSIDEQGKLTDDLARSIRTTLSKTELEDLYLPYKPKRRTRGQIAIEAGLEPLAESLWNDPSQTPESAAEAHIDADKGVADVKAALDGARYILMERFSEDAALLAKVRDYLWKNAHLVSRMAEGKEEEGAKFRDYFDHHEPIAQVPSHRALAMFRGRNEGILQLALNADPQFDEPPRESYCEQIIIDHLGLRLNNAPADGWRRAVVNWTWRIKVLMHLETELMSSVREKAEDEAINVFARNLNDLLMAAPAGMRATMGLDPGLRTGVKVAVVDATGKLVATDTIYPHTGQATKAAASVAALCTKHQVELVAIGNGTASRETERFFLDTQKQFPAIKAQKVIVSEAGASVYSASELAALEFPDLDVSLRGAVSIARRLQDPLSELVKIEPKSIGVGQYQHDVSQTLLAKKLDAVVEDCVNAVGVDLNTASVPLLTRVAGLTRMMAQNIVNWRDENGRFLNRAQLLKVSRLGPKAFEQCAGFLRINHGDNPLDASTVHPETYPVVERILAVTERKLQELMGDATALRSLKASEFTDERFGIPTVTDIIKELEKPGRDPRPEFKTASFAEGVETMNDLLPGMILEGAVTNVTNFGAFVDIGVHQDGLVHISSLANRYVEDPHTVVKAGDIVKVKVVEVDLQRKRIALTMRLDEQPGETGARRNSTDAAQPRKPSASKPRPRAAGTPAGNSAMSDALAAAFKKR; encoded by the coding sequence ATGAATGCCTCATTAAGCCATATCATTGCCCAGGAGCTGAACGCACGCACCGAGCAGGTCAGCGCCGCGGTTCGACTGTTGGACGAGGGCAACACCGTTCCTTTCATCGCCCGTTACCGTAAAGAAGTGACCGGCGGGCTGGATGATACGCAACTGCGTCAGTTGGAAGCCCGACTGGGTTATCTTCGCGAGCTGGAAGATCGTCGCCAGACTATTCTGAAATCCATCGACGAGCAGGGAAAACTGACCGACGACTTGGCGCGGTCCATTCGCACCACGCTCAGCAAAACCGAGCTGGAAGATCTCTACCTGCCCTATAAACCCAAGCGCCGCACGCGCGGCCAGATCGCTATCGAAGCGGGCCTTGAGCCGCTGGCGGAGAGCCTGTGGAACGACCCGTCCCAGACGCCGGAAAGCGCCGCTGAGGCCCATATCGACGCCGACAAAGGCGTCGCCGACGTCAAGGCCGCGCTGGACGGCGCGCGCTACATCCTGATGGAACGTTTCTCCGAAGACGCCGCCCTGCTGGCGAAGGTGCGCGACTATCTGTGGAAAAACGCGCATCTGGTCTCCCGCATGGCGGAAGGCAAGGAGGAAGAAGGCGCGAAGTTCCGCGACTACTTCGATCATCACGAGCCTATCGCGCAAGTGCCTTCCCACCGCGCGCTGGCGATGTTTCGCGGTCGCAACGAAGGCATTCTGCAACTGGCTCTCAACGCCGATCCGCAGTTCGATGAACCGCCGCGCGAAAGCTACTGTGAGCAGATCATCATCGACCACTTGGGTCTGCGGCTGAACAACGCCCCTGCCGACGGCTGGCGTCGCGCGGTCGTCAACTGGACCTGGCGCATCAAGGTGCTGATGCATCTGGAAACCGAACTGATGAGCAGCGTGCGCGAAAAAGCCGAAGATGAAGCCATCAACGTGTTCGCCCGCAACCTAAACGATCTGCTGATGGCTGCGCCTGCCGGAATGCGCGCCACGATGGGGCTGGACCCCGGCCTGCGCACCGGCGTCAAAGTCGCGGTCGTGGACGCCACTGGCAAACTGGTCGCGACCGATACCATCTACCCGCACACCGGTCAGGCCACCAAAGCCGCCGCCAGCGTTGCCGCACTGTGCACGAAGCATCAGGTGGAGCTGGTCGCCATCGGCAACGGCACCGCCTCCCGCGAAACCGAGCGTTTCTTCCTCGACACTCAGAAGCAGTTCCCGGCCATCAAGGCCCAGAAGGTGATCGTCAGCGAAGCGGGCGCCTCGGTGTACTCCGCGTCCGAGCTGGCCGCGCTGGAATTCCCTGACCTCGATGTCTCACTGCGCGGCGCGGTCTCTATCGCCCGTCGACTGCAAGACCCACTGTCCGAGCTGGTGAAGATTGAGCCGAAATCCATCGGCGTCGGCCAGTACCAGCACGACGTCAGCCAGACGCTGCTGGCTAAAAAGCTGGATGCCGTGGTCGAAGACTGCGTAAACGCCGTCGGAGTGGATCTGAACACCGCCTCCGTGCCGCTGCTGACCCGCGTCGCAGGCCTGACCCGCATGATGGCGCAGAACATCGTCAACTGGCGCGACGAGAACGGCCGCTTCCTCAATCGTGCGCAGCTGTTGAAAGTCAGCCGTCTCGGCCCTAAAGCGTTCGAACAGTGCGCCGGCTTCCTGCGCATCAACCACGGCGACAACCCGCTGGATGCCTCCACGGTTCACCCGGAAACCTATCCGGTGGTGGAACGCATTCTGGCCGTCACCGAGCGGAAACTGCAGGAGCTAATGGGCGACGCCACGGCGCTGCGCTCATTAAAAGCCAGCGAATTCACCGACGAGCGCTTTGGTATTCCTACGGTGACCGACATCATCAAAGAGCTGGAAAAACCGGGACGCGATCCACGCCCTGAGTTCAAAACCGCCAGCTTCGCCGAAGGCGTGGAGACGATGAACGACCTGCTGCCGGGTATGATTCTGGAAGGGGCCGTCACCAACGTCACCAACTTCGGCGCCTTCGTGGACATCGGCGTCCATCAGGATGGGCTGGTGCATATCTCCTCGCTGGCGAACCGCTATGTGGAAGATCCGCATACGGTGGTCAAGGCAGGCGATATCGTCAAGGTGAAGGTGGTGGAAGTGGATTTGCAGCGTAAACGTATCGCGCTGACCATGCGTCTGGATGAGCAGCCGGGGGAAACCGGCGCGCGTCGAAACAGTACAGACGCTGCGCAGCCACGCAAACCGTCCGCCAGCAAACCGCGTCCGCGTGCGGCCGGGACACCGGCCGGCAACAGCGCGATGAGCGACGCGCTGGCGGCGGCGTTCAAAAAACGCTAA